From one Prosthecobacter vanneervenii genomic stretch:
- a CDS encoding FAD-dependent oxidoreductase: protein MKSLFLTLLLCSAHVSAADSITSDIVVYSGVPCGIAASIMAAREGAKVVLIEPTKHVGGLSTSGINTAESEHMLKWTIGGFADEFYRRLGAVYQIDGPEYFFESSVAEKIYLDMLREAGVQVRFSASVDAVAKDGARITSITLTDGTQLKAKVFIDAGYEGDLMARAGVKYAVGRESKAEFGEEAAGVRFDKTPRQARTVDEAGKLLPGISAWAKDLHEGDAHRAPMNYNFRLTVAKDPKLQVPIPAPRHYGAKRYALLAGWFRDQAQQKKPVKLADILDLYKRRNGKFELNNKQSAIYSLGHFGGQFDWPDASYAQRALIYQDHMDYTLGLLHFLASDEAVPANVRDEMKALGLHKEEFADNGNLPYQLYVREARRMRGEYVVTQQDVQDDRRKPDSIGMSSHFIDCHHVQRMALNENEFVNEGRIWRMGHAYQIPYRALTPKAAECTNLLVPGAASYSHVAFCTLRLESVWMITGHAAGVAAVMALKADAEVQKVPLAPLQDKLRSQKQVVDFVPGMPEKCEHLNGPPEF, encoded by the coding sequence ATGAAGTCACTCTTTCTCACCCTTTTGCTCTGTTCCGCTCATGTCAGCGCGGCGGATTCCATCACCTCTGACATCGTGGTTTACAGCGGTGTTCCCTGCGGTATTGCCGCCTCCATCATGGCGGCGCGGGAAGGCGCGAAGGTGGTCCTCATTGAGCCGACGAAACACGTCGGCGGCCTGAGCACCAGCGGAATCAACACCGCCGAGAGCGAGCACATGCTGAAATGGACCATCGGCGGCTTCGCGGATGAATTTTACCGTCGCCTGGGAGCCGTCTATCAGATCGACGGGCCGGAATATTTCTTTGAATCCAGCGTGGCTGAAAAAATCTATCTCGACATGCTGCGTGAAGCGGGCGTGCAAGTGCGCTTTAGCGCTTCGGTGGATGCGGTGGCCAAAGACGGCGCACGCATCACTTCAATAACGCTCACCGATGGCACCCAGTTGAAGGCGAAAGTGTTTATTGATGCAGGCTATGAGGGGGACCTGATGGCGCGTGCCGGAGTGAAATATGCCGTGGGGAGGGAGTCGAAGGCGGAATTTGGAGAAGAGGCTGCGGGAGTGCGCTTTGACAAAACACCGCGTCAGGCACGGACAGTGGATGAGGCCGGCAAGCTGCTGCCCGGCATCAGCGCGTGGGCCAAGGATTTGCATGAGGGCGACGCTCATCGTGCTCCGATGAACTACAATTTCCGTCTTACCGTGGCTAAGGACCCCAAGCTGCAGGTGCCCATTCCCGCACCGCGGCATTACGGCGCAAAACGTTATGCTCTTCTCGCAGGTTGGTTTCGCGATCAGGCACAGCAGAAAAAGCCGGTGAAGCTCGCGGACATTCTGGACCTCTACAAACGGCGCAATGGCAAATTCGAGCTGAACAACAAGCAATCCGCCATTTACTCCCTGGGACATTTCGGCGGTCAGTTTGACTGGCCCGATGCCAGCTACGCACAGCGCGCGCTCATTTATCAGGACCACATGGATTACACACTCGGCCTGCTGCACTTCCTGGCTTCAGACGAAGCCGTGCCGGCGAATGTGAGGGACGAAATGAAAGCCCTGGGGCTGCACAAAGAGGAATTCGCCGACAACGGCAACCTGCCTTATCAGCTCTACGTGCGTGAAGCACGGCGGATGCGCGGCGAGTATGTCGTGACACAGCAGGATGTGCAGGATGACCGTCGCAAGCCGGACAGCATTGGCATGAGCAGCCACTTTATCGACTGCCATCATGTGCAGCGCATGGCCTTGAATGAAAACGAGTTCGTCAATGAAGGGCGCATCTGGCGCATGGGCCATGCTTACCAGATACCTTATCGTGCGCTCACACCCAAGGCCGCCGAGTGCACGAACCTGCTGGTGCCTGGTGCAGCGAGCTACAGCCATGTGGCCTTCTGCACCCTGCGGCTGGAGAGCGTGTGGATGATCACCGGGCACGCGGCGGGTGTCGCCGCTGTGATGGCTCTGAAGGCCGATGCCGAGGTTCAGAAAGTGCCGCTGGCTCCTTTGCAGGACAAACTGCGCAGTCAGAAGCAGGTGGTCGATTTCGTTCCCGGCATGCCGGAAAAGTGCGAACACCTGAACGGCCCGCCGGAGTTTTGA
- a CDS encoding FAD-dependent oxidoreductase produces the protein MTRILAFLLTLSLVARSATEADVIVYGATPGGFCAAIAAAREGASVILLEPTDHVGGVNTGGLCFSDSNQTVRSTVLGLFEEWHLRVEADYQKRSVALPYKVSEKDHKPWTYEPRVAAEVTKAMLDEAGVKVLTKQGLSKVSKTGAHITSIKTRDGDFTAKVFIDTTYEGDLMAAAGVSWTIGREGRSEFGEPLAGKQYPKARLAISGVDAEGRQLPLITTKDAGPDEAGDKNVMVYSFRLCVTKDPANRVPFPRPASYDPARFEVVRRYYTQEKRPHLLWDLYPLPGNKFDANNGIGKQFSMGLVGACNGWSEADEEGRAKIWEAHKQYTLELYHFLSTDPAVPEPLRQQMSELGLCRDEFAEYGNWSPQLYVREGRRMVGEYVLSQKDIMDEPKKEDPIVVSSFPIDSHDCQRVGTQDMVVDEGTILPVRMAGRRHGYPYHVPYRAITPKAAECDNLLVPVALSCTHVGISSIRVEPTWMILGQSAGIAAALTAKQGLTVQRLPYPALRERLLAQKQVLDLPVLPEVRPEPQGAMSIDPKTLPGIVLDDTQAELQGQWSHSSGFKPHIGTGYLHDEKRGDGQSAAIFRCKVPKAGRYELRMAYSPHETRATKVPVTVECGGRKTELTVDQTQPLAAGEAFRSIGHVELDTAAETVITIRNARTDGFVILDALQLIDANK, from the coding sequence ATGACGCGCATCCTCGCTTTTCTTCTCACTCTCAGCCTTGTCGCGCGCAGTGCCACAGAGGCCGATGTCATTGTCTATGGAGCGACTCCAGGCGGCTTTTGCGCCGCCATTGCCGCCGCACGGGAAGGCGCCTCCGTGATCCTGCTGGAGCCCACGGACCATGTGGGCGGTGTAAACACGGGTGGGCTGTGTTTCAGCGACTCCAATCAAACAGTGCGCAGCACGGTGTTGGGTCTCTTTGAGGAATGGCATCTGCGCGTGGAGGCGGACTATCAGAAGCGCAGTGTGGCACTGCCCTACAAGGTGAGTGAGAAGGATCACAAGCCATGGACCTACGAGCCGCGTGTGGCGGCGGAGGTGACGAAAGCCATGCTGGATGAGGCAGGCGTGAAGGTGCTGACAAAGCAGGGGCTCAGCAAGGTGAGCAAGACAGGAGCACACATCACCAGCATCAAGACAAGAGACGGTGATTTCACGGCCAAGGTTTTCATCGACACCACCTATGAAGGCGACCTGATGGCTGCGGCAGGTGTGAGCTGGACCATCGGGCGTGAAGGAAGGAGTGAATTTGGCGAACCGCTGGCTGGAAAGCAGTACCCCAAGGCCAGGCTGGCCATCTCGGGAGTGGACGCGGAGGGCAGACAACTGCCGCTGATCACCACCAAGGATGCCGGCCCAGATGAAGCCGGTGACAAGAATGTCATGGTGTACAGCTTCCGGTTGTGCGTCACGAAAGATCCGGCCAACCGAGTGCCGTTTCCCCGGCCTGCCAGCTATGATCCGGCGCGGTTTGAGGTGGTGAGGCGCTACTACACCCAGGAGAAAAGACCCCATCTGCTTTGGGATCTTTATCCGCTGCCGGGAAACAAATTTGATGCGAACAACGGCATCGGGAAGCAGTTTTCCATGGGGCTCGTGGGCGCGTGCAATGGCTGGAGCGAGGCGGATGAGGAAGGGCGTGCGAAAATCTGGGAGGCGCACAAGCAGTACACTCTGGAGCTCTATCATTTCCTCAGCACCGACCCGGCAGTGCCTGAGCCGCTGCGGCAGCAAATGAGCGAGCTGGGCCTGTGCCGTGATGAGTTTGCCGAATACGGCAATTGGTCGCCGCAGCTCTACGTGCGCGAGGGGCGGCGCATGGTGGGCGAGTATGTGCTGAGCCAGAAGGACATCATGGATGAGCCGAAGAAGGAGGATCCGATTGTCGTGTCATCCTTCCCCATCGATTCGCACGACTGCCAGCGTGTGGGGACCCAGGACATGGTGGTGGATGAAGGAACCATCCTGCCCGTGCGCATGGCGGGCCGCAGGCATGGCTACCCCTACCATGTGCCATACCGGGCCATCACCCCCAAGGCGGCAGAGTGCGACAATCTGCTCGTGCCCGTGGCCCTGTCCTGCACGCATGTGGGCATTTCCTCCATCCGTGTGGAGCCCACATGGATGATCCTCGGGCAGAGTGCGGGCATCGCCGCTGCGCTGACTGCGAAGCAGGGGCTCACGGTGCAAAGGCTGCCCTATCCTGCGCTGCGTGAGCGGCTGCTGGCGCAGAAGCAGGTGCTGGATCTGCCGGTGCTGCCTGAGGTGAGGCCGGAGCCGCAGGGCGCGATGAGCATCGATCCCAAAACTCTGCCGGGCATCGTGCTCGATGACACGCAGGCCGAACTCCAGGGCCAGTGGAGCCATTCCTCGGGATTCAAGCCGCACATCGGCACCGGCTATCTGCATGACGAGAAACGTGGCGACGGTCAATCGGCAGCCATCTTCCGCTGCAAGGTGCCCAAGGCCGGGCGCTATGAGCTGCGCATGGCCTATTCACCCCATGAGACGCGTGCCACGAAGGTGCCCGTGACGGTAGAGTGTGGTGGGCGTAAGACCGAGCTGACTGTGGACCAGACTCAGCCGCTGGCAGCAGGCGAGGCGTTCCGCAGCATCGGCCATGTGGAACTGGATACTGCGGCTGAAACGGTCATTACCATCCGCAATGCACGCACCGATGGGTTCGTGATTCTGGATGCACTGCAACTTATCGACGCTAACAAATGA
- a CDS encoding DUF4886 domain-containing protein yields the protein MKAPALLFALLLFCASSFAGEAKTVKLLTIGNSFSANATHYLGDLAKAGGHKLVHQPLVIGGASFQVHAEKAQKHEADAKDKAGLYTSGRGLKESLELDRWDYVTIQQASIKSHDFATYQPHAGWLRDYVAKHAPQATLLVHETWEYRKDDPRFIKPSTAAGEPKTQEEMYKGLRAAYDKIAAEFHARIIPTGDAFHLADTDKTWAYQTDTTFDPKTAKQPALPDQTHSLHVGWRWAKPKTGGPVALGMDGHHANTAGEYLGACVWYEVLFGESAVGSSFIPKGLDASYARFLQETAHRAVAARVK from the coding sequence ATGAAAGCGCCGGCCCTGCTTTTCGCGCTGCTGCTGTTCTGCGCCTCGTCCTTTGCGGGCGAGGCCAAAACGGTGAAGCTCCTGACCATTGGCAACAGCTTCTCGGCCAATGCCACCCATTACTTGGGAGATCTGGCGAAAGCAGGCGGGCACAAGCTGGTGCACCAGCCGCTGGTCATCGGCGGGGCCTCATTCCAGGTGCATGCTGAGAAGGCGCAAAAGCACGAGGCGGACGCCAAGGATAAAGCCGGACTTTACACCAGCGGTCGTGGCTTGAAGGAGAGCCTGGAACTGGACCGCTGGGACTATGTGACGATCCAGCAGGCGAGCATCAAGAGCCACGACTTTGCCACCTACCAGCCCCATGCCGGCTGGCTACGTGATTACGTGGCCAAGCACGCCCCGCAGGCCACACTGCTGGTGCATGAGACGTGGGAGTACCGCAAGGATGACCCGCGCTTTATCAAGCCTTCCACCGCTGCCGGAGAGCCCAAGACGCAGGAAGAGATGTACAAGGGTCTGCGTGCCGCCTACGACAAGATAGCGGCGGAGTTTCACGCGCGCATCATTCCGACGGGAGACGCCTTTCATCTGGCCGACACAGACAAGACCTGGGCATATCAAACCGACACCACCTTTGATCCGAAGACCGCCAAACAGCCCGCTTTGCCGGACCAGACTCATTCACTGCATGTCGGCTGGCGCTGGGCCAAGCCCAAGACCGGCGGTCCGGTGGCTCTGGGCATGGACGGCCACCATGCCAACACGGCAGGCGAGTATCTGGGCGCGTGCGTTTGGTATGAAGTGCTGTTTGGCGAAAGCGCCGTGGGCAGCAGCTTTATCCCGAAAGGGCTGGATGCCAGCTACGCCCGTTTTCTGCAGGAGACGGCTCATCGAGCCGTGGCCGCCCGCGTGAAATAA
- a CDS encoding YlbF family regulator has product MKASPQITSKIVELCEVLVADSEVQNAREKAEAFLADEAAVSLYREMATLGRALHQKQHHGEEPSGEEISRFTELQDQCDANTAILSFVEAQDVLRNIAEVVNGYVGKSLERGKVPTEAEVFPQGCGEGCGCHH; this is encoded by the coding sequence ATGAAAGCATCCCCTCAAATCACCTCCAAGATCGTCGAACTGTGCGAAGTCCTCGTGGCAGACAGCGAAGTGCAGAATGCCCGCGAAAAAGCGGAGGCGTTCCTGGCCGATGAAGCCGCCGTGTCTCTCTACCGCGAGATGGCCACGCTCGGCCGTGCCCTGCACCAGAAGCAGCATCATGGCGAAGAGCCCAGCGGAGAGGAAATCTCACGCTTCACCGAGCTTCAGGACCAGTGCGATGCGAACACCGCCATCCTGAGCTTTGTGGAAGCGCAGGACGTGCTGCGCAACATTGCCGAAGTGGTGAACGGCTACGTGGGCAAGAGTCTCGAGCGCGGCAAGGTGCCCACCGAGGCCGAAGTGTTTCCTCAGGGCTGCGGCGAAGGCTGCGGCTGCCATCACTAA
- a CDS encoding HpcH/HpaI aldolase family protein, protein MKTHIGTFLSIGSPAVTELAAECGFDWVLIDLEHGCESEAALPNQLRALRGSNTLAIVRVSAPHADLIGRVLDWGAHGIMVPHVNTVEEARHCVDTAYYPPRGHRGVSRTVRTYGYGMRLPEGEMPKPIILAQIETASAVDQAGEIAAVEGIDALFIGPADLSFDLKAQKAARSYDECVDVIVKAARDHGKGCGILVRHADDKEKLKALGFTWIAMDSDLSLVREGFKKNLAAARAW, encoded by the coding sequence ATGAAAACACACATCGGCACTTTTCTCTCCATCGGTTCTCCTGCGGTCACTGAGCTGGCGGCGGAGTGCGGCTTTGACTGGGTTTTGATCGACCTTGAGCATGGCTGTGAATCGGAGGCCGCGCTGCCGAACCAGCTCCGCGCGCTGCGCGGCAGCAACACGCTCGCGATTGTGCGAGTAAGCGCGCCGCATGCGGACCTCATCGGCCGTGTGCTGGACTGGGGCGCGCATGGGATCATGGTGCCGCATGTGAACACCGTGGAGGAGGCACGGCATTGTGTGGATACGGCCTATTATCCGCCGCGCGGCCACCGAGGTGTCTCGCGCACCGTGCGCACCTACGGCTACGGCATGCGGCTGCCGGAGGGCGAGATGCCCAAGCCGATCATTCTGGCGCAGATCGAGACGGCATCAGCGGTGGATCAGGCAGGCGAGATTGCAGCAGTGGAAGGGATTGATGCCTTGTTCATCGGGCCTGCAGACCTCTCGTTTGATCTGAAGGCGCAGAAGGCTGCGCGCAGCTACGATGAGTGTGTGGATGTGATCGTCAAAGCCGCCCGAGATCACGGCAAAGGCTGCGGCATTCTGGTGCGCCATGCGGATGACAAGGAGAAGCTCAAGGCGCTGGGGTTCACCTGGATCGCCATGGATTCAGACCTCTCGCTCGTGCGTGAGGGGTTTAAAAAGAACCTGGCTGCGGCCCGGGCATGGTGA
- a CDS encoding phosphotransferase family protein: MSRRDIYYWKCDRPAAFHGTQVRGRVDAEMEQQLREALLHQLNAKSVVLSAGAGQGNHLTWNAEVDGTAMFIRVENGPEKDGHLAVESELMERVRAVGVHTPCVHACDATRRRVSFAWQALERIPALDLNHWFKLGSLDVPKVAFDIGAAVARWQQIVFPGFGVLDESLQGCHATYADYFYLRLDQHLAFLVSRGFLSEKQSDEILAEIERHRALLDLKVGCLVHKDLALWNILGQADAIAAFIDFDDAISGDPMDDLSLLACFHDHFFLRRAFEGYQGLRGLPENHLRRFWLHLLRNMIVKAVIRVGAGYFDRDDGFFLISSGTNGGTLREFTHARLALALRGLREGSDIDILES; encoded by the coding sequence ATGAGCCGCCGAGACATCTATTACTGGAAATGTGATCGGCCTGCGGCGTTTCACGGCACGCAGGTGCGAGGTAGGGTGGATGCCGAAATGGAGCAGCAGCTTCGCGAGGCGCTGTTGCATCAGCTTAATGCGAAATCTGTGGTTTTGAGCGCGGGTGCAGGGCAGGGGAATCATCTCACCTGGAATGCCGAGGTGGACGGGACTGCGATGTTTATTCGTGTGGAAAACGGGCCTGAGAAAGACGGGCATCTGGCGGTGGAGTCCGAGTTGATGGAGCGAGTGCGCGCTGTCGGAGTGCACACGCCATGCGTGCATGCATGCGATGCCACACGCAGGCGGGTGTCTTTTGCGTGGCAGGCACTGGAGCGCATTCCAGCACTTGATCTGAACCACTGGTTCAAGCTCGGCAGCCTCGATGTTCCGAAAGTCGCTTTTGACATCGGGGCGGCGGTGGCGCGGTGGCAGCAGATTGTGTTTCCCGGATTTGGCGTGCTGGATGAGTCCCTGCAGGGCTGCCATGCGACGTATGCGGACTACTTCTACCTGCGGCTGGATCAGCATCTGGCCTTTCTTGTTTCAAGAGGCTTCCTTTCCGAGAAGCAGAGCGATGAAATTCTGGCAGAGATCGAAAGACATCGGGCTCTGCTAGATCTGAAAGTCGGCTGCCTGGTGCACAAGGACCTGGCTCTCTGGAACATCCTCGGTCAGGCCGACGCGATTGCCGCTTTTATTGATTTCGATGACGCCATCAGCGGCGATCCCATGGATGATCTCTCGCTGCTCGCCTGCTTTCATGATCACTTTTTTCTGCGGCGTGCTTTTGAGGGCTATCAGGGCCTGCGTGGACTGCCGGAAAATCATCTGCGGCGCTTCTGGCTGCATCTGCTGCGGAACATGATCGTCAAGGCGGTGATCCGTGTTGGCGCGGGGTACTTTGACCGTGACGACGGTTTCTTTCTGATCTCTTCGGGCACCAACGGGGGGACGCTGCGCGAATTTACCCACGCACGTCTGGCGCTGGCGCTGCGGGGCTTGCGCGAGGGCAGCGACATCGACATTCTTGAATCATGA
- a CDS encoding bile acid:sodium symporter family protein, which translates to MIRFFNWFNNLYPMWLVSLAVLAFFKPQTMLWFDKPWIFWSLAASMLGMGLTLSVDDFKAIARMPGSVALGFVAQYTIMPLTGWLVAKVLNLDPGLAVGIILVASCPGGMASNMISYLARANVALSVVLTLASTLLAFFFTPMWTSTLAGKYVPVDAWGLCLSALQLTVAPVVLGVLIRWKMPRTADQIGACGPTIAVLAFTFVSGGIVAASADAISAHFGRLALAAFLLHVIGFVVGYLVPKVLRYPESVARTVSIEVGMQNGGMAASLAREHFPALPLAAAAAVFSGVMQNIVGGLMAAWWKRRTPDA; encoded by the coding sequence ATGATTCGCTTCTTCAACTGGTTTAACAATCTCTATCCCATGTGGCTCGTGAGCCTTGCGGTTCTCGCCTTCTTCAAGCCGCAGACCATGCTGTGGTTTGACAAGCCATGGATCTTTTGGTCTCTCGCGGCCTCTATGCTTGGCATGGGGCTGACGTTGAGCGTGGATGATTTCAAAGCCATCGCGCGCATGCCGGGCAGTGTGGCGCTGGGGTTTGTGGCGCAGTACACCATCATGCCTCTTACCGGGTGGCTGGTGGCAAAGGTCTTGAATCTCGATCCCGGGCTCGCCGTGGGCATCATTCTCGTGGCCAGTTGTCCAGGAGGCATGGCGTCCAACATGATCAGCTACCTCGCGCGGGCGAATGTGGCGCTGTCTGTGGTGCTCACGCTGGCATCCACGCTGCTGGCCTTCTTTTTCACACCCATGTGGACCAGCACACTGGCTGGCAAATACGTCCCGGTGGATGCCTGGGGGCTGTGCCTTTCGGCCTTGCAACTCACGGTGGCACCCGTCGTGCTGGGGGTGCTCATTCGCTGGAAGATGCCACGCACGGCAGATCAGATCGGAGCCTGTGGTCCCACCATTGCGGTGCTGGCCTTCACCTTTGTCAGCGGGGGCATCGTGGCCGCCAGTGCCGATGCCATCTCGGCCCATTTTGGCCGGCTGGCCCTCGCGGCGTTTCTTTTGCACGTCATCGGTTTTGTGGTGGGCTACCTCGTGCCCAAGGTACTGCGTTATCCGGAATCTGTGGCCCGCACCGTGAGCATCGAGGTGGGCATGCAAAATGGGGGGATGGCCGCCTCGCTGGCGCGCGAGCACTTTCCCGCGCTGCCGCTGGCCGCCGCTGCTGCTGTCTTCAGCGGAGTGATGCAAAACATCGTGGGCGGCCTCATGGCCGCATGGTGGAAGCGCCGGACTCCGGATGCGTGA
- a CDS encoding sialidase family protein: protein MNLRQSCILLFLATVCVQAVEPMGERRETWQGIPGLERTAGGRVFASWFTGGPKEPSPENAVLLCYSDDQAKSFTRPQVMAVPGNGTRCFDPTLWIDPRRRLWYIFNRGNKDTAKHDVWARICDDPDATPPVFGTEFRVGYEGPYAFRMNKSTVLSSGEWIMPVTHATEPVYEWFAGPKQLQGVGISTDEGKTWRLHGALKAPEWALECMITELKDGRLWLLTRTGGGFLWESHSSDKGRSWSEAKASTIPNPGSRFFIRRLASGNLLLVNHLGFTGKTRSHLTAQISTDDGKTWNEGLLLDERKDVSYPDGVQDRDGMIWITYDHDRQGEGEILVAKFREEDVEAGKNVSGAVSLKQTINRLEKPQIIPAKWDPALAGDVVMQRLVNTTAPQVKGAHDAEFVCVGDRAYIVVEANDLKAGESAGWPFIYATMSIVNLKTLALEKVIDFAKGGQRFENETLPEGACFVPRILQKDANMLRCYFTSEDPGKRQSQMWYRDFDLKSGAFRDTIHKAKLKTAAGTFDFQPQYFHADAAAHGFAKPAVDSSFFIFDSFKKFDGKTYVALNNFTGKQNALALVHDDLETLEVLGHYNEPQAEALSESAVNRMPDGTWLAICRNDKGNYHFSTSTDGRKWSTGKPLPVVLNGTNSKPTFDKFGGIYYLGWQESTRSQGVSRSVFNVDVSRDGKIWERKYRFETPKSFQYPTFHEHDGVIWLVVTQGDTDASRKERIMFGKLEEVGGFEAQQGKKRIVWPAPASVEAAEMKVGCRLFTDRDYVIEAMPEQVRGLPFLRTSIENIEAEVVTPGTLYALTPASRPGAACQEEALKGAGFAKVEVSETQLFPGDINRVNLYRKEAIKGEQLHFKKLVLLISGSGAGLRSLHP, encoded by the coding sequence ATGAATCTCCGCCAATCCTGTATCCTGCTTTTTCTCGCCACCGTCTGCGTCCAGGCAGTCGAGCCGATGGGCGAACGCCGTGAAACATGGCAGGGCATTCCTGGGCTGGAGCGCACAGCCGGGGGGCGTGTGTTTGCATCCTGGTTTACGGGCGGGCCGAAAGAGCCCTCACCTGAGAATGCGGTGCTGCTGTGCTATAGTGATGATCAGGCAAAATCATTCACGAGGCCGCAGGTCATGGCAGTTCCAGGAAATGGGACGCGCTGCTTTGATCCCACGCTGTGGATTGATCCCAGGAGACGGCTTTGGTACATCTTCAACCGCGGCAACAAGGACACCGCGAAGCACGATGTATGGGCGCGCATCTGCGATGATCCAGATGCCACGCCGCCGGTTTTCGGAACCGAGTTTCGCGTGGGGTATGAAGGGCCTTATGCCTTTCGCATGAACAAGTCCACGGTGCTCTCCTCGGGCGAGTGGATCATGCCGGTGACGCATGCCACAGAGCCGGTGTATGAGTGGTTTGCCGGACCGAAGCAACTGCAAGGTGTGGGCATCTCCACCGATGAGGGAAAAACATGGCGGCTGCACGGGGCACTCAAAGCCCCTGAGTGGGCGCTGGAGTGCATGATTACCGAACTGAAGGATGGTCGGCTTTGGCTGCTGACACGAACGGGAGGCGGCTTTTTGTGGGAGAGTCATTCGTCTGACAAAGGCCGCTCCTGGAGCGAGGCCAAGGCCAGCACCATCCCCAATCCGGGCTCCCGCTTTTTCATCCGCCGTCTTGCCTCCGGCAATCTGCTGCTGGTGAATCATCTCGGTTTCACTGGCAAAACACGCAGCCACCTCACGGCACAGATTTCCACCGATGACGGCAAGACCTGGAACGAGGGCCTGCTGCTGGATGAGCGCAAGGATGTCTCGTATCCCGATGGAGTGCAGGACCGCGATGGCATGATCTGGATCACTTATGACCATGATCGGCAAGGTGAGGGCGAGATTCTGGTGGCAAAGTTCCGCGAGGAAGATGTCGAAGCAGGCAAGAATGTGTCTGGTGCGGTGAGTCTGAAGCAAACGATCAACAGGCTGGAGAAACCTCAGATCATACCGGCGAAGTGGGATCCGGCACTGGCGGGAGATGTGGTGATGCAGCGTCTGGTGAACACCACGGCGCCGCAGGTGAAGGGCGCGCACGATGCGGAGTTTGTGTGCGTGGGAGATCGTGCCTACATCGTGGTGGAGGCCAATGACCTGAAGGCAGGAGAAAGCGCCGGCTGGCCGTTCATTTACGCCACGATGTCCATCGTGAACTTGAAGACCCTCGCGCTGGAAAAGGTGATCGACTTTGCCAAAGGCGGACAACGGTTTGAGAACGAGACGCTGCCTGAGGGCGCGTGCTTTGTGCCGCGCATCCTTCAAAAGGATGCGAACATGCTGCGCTGCTACTTTACAAGCGAAGACCCAGGAAAGAGGCAGTCGCAGATGTGGTATCGCGACTTTGACCTGAAGTCCGGTGCTTTCCGTGACACAATCCACAAGGCGAAGCTGAAGACCGCAGCAGGCACGTTTGACTTTCAGCCACAGTATTTTCATGCGGATGCAGCGGCTCATGGCTTTGCCAAGCCGGCAGTGGATTCATCATTCTTCATCTTTGATTCCTTCAAAAAGTTTGATGGCAAGACCTACGTGGCGCTGAACAACTTTACCGGAAAGCAGAACGCGCTTGCTCTGGTGCATGATGATCTGGAGACACTGGAAGTGCTCGGTCATTACAACGAACCGCAGGCCGAGGCGCTGAGTGAATCGGCGGTGAACCGAATGCCAGACGGCACGTGGCTGGCGATCTGCCGCAATGACAAAGGAAACTATCATTTTTCCACGAGCACAGATGGCAGGAAATGGAGCACCGGCAAGCCGCTGCCGGTCGTGCTCAATGGCACCAACTCCAAGCCGACCTTCGACAAGTTTGGCGGCATCTACTATCTGGGGTGGCAGGAGTCCACGCGCAGCCAGGGCGTGAGCCGAAGTGTGTTCAATGTGGATGTCTCTCGCGATGGCAAAATCTGGGAGCGCAAATACCGCTTTGAAACGCCGAAGTCCTTCCAGTACCCAACCTTTCACGAGCATGACGGCGTGATCTGGCTCGTAGTGACCCAAGGCGATACGGATGCCAGTCGCAAGGAGCGCATCATGTTTGGAAAGCTGGAGGAAGTGGGTGGTTTTGAAGCGCAGCAAGGGAAGAAACGCATCGTCTGGCCTGCACCCGCTTCCGTAGAAGCGGCGGAGATGAAGGTTGGGTGCAGACTTTTCACAGACCGGGATTATGTGATCGAGGCCATGCCAGAGCAGGTGCGGGGGTTGCCGTTTCTGCGCACCAGCATTGAAAATATCGAAGCGGAAGTTGTTACGCCGGGAACGCTTTACGCGCTGACACCCGCCTCGCGACCTGGGGCTGCCTGCCAGGAAGAGGCTCTGAAAGGCGCAGGTTTCGCCAAAGTCGAAGTGTCGGAGACGCAGCTGTTCCCGGGTGACATCAATCGTGTGAACTTGTACCGTAAGGAAGCCATCAAGGGTGAGCAGCTCCATTTTAAAAAACTGGTGCTGCTGATCAGCGGCTCGGGTGCCGGGCTGCGTTCTCTTCATCCTTGA